Proteins from a genomic interval of Bradyrhizobium sp. CCGB01:
- a CDS encoding dodecin, with the protein MATAETDHVYKILELVGSSETSIEDAIKNAISRAAKTVREMKWFEVVQTRGHIENGAVRHYQVTLRVGFTLVD; encoded by the coding sequence ATGGCCACAGCCGAGACGGATCATGTCTACAAGATCCTGGAGCTGGTCGGATCATCCGAGACGTCCATCGAGGATGCGATCAAGAACGCGATCAGCCGCGCCGCCAAGACCGTTCGCGAGATGAAATGGTTCGAGGTGGTGCAGACCCGCGGCCACATCGAAAATGGCGCCGTCCGCCACTACCAAGTGACGCTACGCGTCGGCTTCACGCTGGTGGACTAA